From Flavipsychrobacter sp., a single genomic window includes:
- a CDS encoding cation diffusion facilitator family transporter — MPIKIQRYIAFFSLILFFGKLWAWYLTHSVTILTDALESTVNVIAGFIGLYSIILAAKPRDLNHPYGHGKAESVSSAIEGALISIAGLVIIFEAISQLLEPQPIHQLDVGIYITGVTGVLNFFVGFYAERVGKKKKSLIVESAGKHLKTDAYSTFAIIIGLCLLLLTGWQWLDSTVALIFAIVIIRTGYQLIRRSMVAIMDEADVAVLKEVIQVLEENRQDDWIDLHNMRVVEQGHKMHIDAHMTLPWYYQVKDAEAEIHQVEDLVKEHFQNKIDVFIHVDACAPYSCKLCALQDCKERQSPFVNKLAWTTENIWDNNKHGKEVAN; from the coding sequence ATGCCCATTAAGATCCAACGTTATATAGCTTTCTTTTCTTTAATTCTCTTTTTTGGGAAGCTATGGGCTTGGTACCTAACACACTCCGTTACTATTCTTACCGATGCACTTGAAAGTACAGTAAACGTAATAGCAGGATTTATTGGCTTGTACAGCATTATACTAGCAGCCAAACCAAGAGATCTTAACCACCCTTATGGGCATGGTAAGGCAGAGTCAGTATCTTCAGCAATAGAAGGTGCGCTGATAAGCATTGCTGGTTTGGTGATCATTTTTGAAGCGATCAGTCAACTATTAGAGCCACAACCTATTCATCAATTAGATGTAGGTATATATATTACAGGTGTTACTGGAGTGCTTAACTTCTTTGTTGGCTTTTATGCAGAGCGAGTAGGGAAAAAGAAAAAGTCGCTAATAGTAGAATCGGCAGGTAAGCATTTGAAAACAGATGCTTATTCCACCTTTGCTATTATTATTGGTTTGTGTTTATTGCTGCTTACTGGTTGGCAATGGTTGGATAGTACTGTTGCATTAATCTTTGCAATTGTTATTATCAGAACAGGGTATCAATTGATAAGACGTTCTATGGTGGCTATAATGGATGAAGCAGATGTAGCAGTGTTGAAGGAAGTAATACAAGTGTTGGAAGAGAACAGGCAAGATGATTGGATAGACCTACATAATATGCGCGTGGTAGAGCAAGGACATAAAATGCATATAGATGCACACATGACTTTACCGTGGTACTATCAGGTAAAAGATGCCGAGGCAGAAATTCATCAAGTAGAAGATCTGGTAAAAGAGCACTTCCAAAATAAAATAGATGTTTTTATTCATGTAGATGCATGTGCGCCATATTCCTGCAAGCTATGTGCCTTACAAGACTGTAAGGAAAGACAAAGTCCATTTGTCAATAAGCTGGCATGGACAACAGAAAATATTTGGGACAATAATAAACATGGGAAAGAGGTCGCGAATTAG
- the rnhA gene encoding ribonuclease HI: MSQQLIIYTDGSARGNPGPGGYGIVMKWGAVVKEFAQGYRKTTNNRMELLAVIVALKNLTRDGLNIIIYTDSSYVVNAVEKGWLFGWVKKGFKDKKNVDLWKEFLIYYKKHNIKFQWVKGHANNAGNNRCDELATAAADSGDWLVDEGYERENP, encoded by the coding sequence ATGTCGCAACAATTAATTATTTATACTGACGGCTCAGCCCGTGGCAACCCTGGCCCTGGAGGATATGGCATAGTGATGAAATGGGGAGCTGTAGTCAAAGAGTTTGCTCAAGGCTATAGAAAGACCACTAATAACCGCATGGAGTTACTGGCGGTAATTGTTGCGTTGAAAAACCTAACAAGGGATGGTTTAAATATCATCATCTATACAGACTCATCGTATGTCGTTAATGCTGTAGAGAAAGGATGGCTATTTGGTTGGGTAAAAAAAGGCTTTAAGGATAAAAAGAATGTTGACCTTTGGAAAGAGTTTTTGATCTACTACAAAAAACACAATATAAAATTCCAATGGGTGAAAGGCCATGCTAATAATGCAGGTAACAACAGATGTGATGAACTAGCTACAGCAGCAGCAGACAGTGGTGATTGGCTTGTAGATGAAGGCTATGAAAGAGAAAACCCATAA
- a CDS encoding menaquinone biosynthesis protein, which yields MSKIKVAAVSYLNTKPLLYGIERSQIRTEMELLLDYPSQLAEQLMSGAIDMALLPVAVIPDIPNARIVSDYGIAADGVVASVSIFSQVPLEQIETLYLDYQSRTSVRLAQLLFEKHWKQTVEYKPATEHYIDYINGTTAGVIIGDRAFKQQDNFEYIYDLSEAWKAYTGLPFVFAAWVANKDLPTEFLEAFNKANALGLSNIDAIVEDNPFPYCDLKKYYTDNIHYYLDEDKKKGLQQFLELIQA from the coding sequence GTGTCCAAAATAAAAGTTGCAGCTGTAAGTTATTTGAATACTAAGCCATTATTGTATGGAATAGAACGTAGTCAGATAAGGACAGAGATGGAATTGTTGTTAGACTATCCATCACAATTGGCAGAGCAGCTTATGTCGGGCGCTATAGACATGGCTTTATTACCTGTGGCAGTTATTCCAGATATTCCCAACGCAAGAATAGTAAGTGATTATGGTATAGCTGCTGATGGAGTAGTAGCATCAGTTTCTATTTTTAGTCAAGTGCCCTTAGAGCAGATAGAAACACTTTATTTAGATTATCAATCTCGTACGTCAGTTCGTTTAGCACAGTTACTTTTTGAGAAACATTGGAAGCAAACAGTAGAGTATAAGCCTGCTACAGAACATTATATAGATTATATAAACGGCACTACTGCAGGGGTGATAATAGGAGATAGGGCATTCAAACAGCAAGATAATTTTGAATATATATACGACCTGTCGGAAGCATGGAAGGCATATACAGGGTTGCCTTTTGTATTCGCAGCATGGGTTGCTAATAAAGATTTGCCGACAGAGTTTTTGGAAGCGTTCAATAAAGCAAATGCATTGGGTTTATCAAACATTGATGCAATAGTAGAGGATAACCCATTCCCGTATTGTGATTTAAAGAAATACTATACAGATAATATTCATTATTATCTTGACGAGGATAAAAAGAAAGGCCTGCAACAGTTTTTAGAACTGATACAAGCCTAA
- a CDS encoding heavy metal-binding domain-containing protein, whose amino-acid sequence MILSTTPKLDGKTIKEYKGLVFGETILGANIFKDFLANVRDVIGGRSDAYERVLMEAREAAISEMSQRAKMLGCNAIIGINVDYEVVGHNGSMLMVNTSGTAVVVE is encoded by the coding sequence ATGATATTATCCACTACACCCAAATTAGATGGCAAAACCATAAAAGAATACAAAGGGCTTGTCTTTGGCGAAACTATATTAGGCGCCAATATATTTAAAGACTTCTTGGCAAATGTAAGAGATGTTATTGGAGGTCGTTCAGATGCCTACGAACGTGTATTAATGGAAGCTAGAGAGGCTGCAATTAGCGAAATGTCTCAAAGAGCAAAAATGCTAGGCTGCAATGCTATTATCGGTATTAATGTAGACTATGAAGTAGTTGGGCATAATGGTAGTATGCTTATGGTCAACACATCTGGTACAGCAGTAGTTGTAGAGTAG
- a CDS encoding hydroxymethylglutaryl-CoA lyase, translating into MGKDITLVECPRDAMQGWEHFIPTEKKAAYLNSLLKVGFDVLDFGSFVSPKAIPQLADTKEVLSQLDMSNTRTKLLAIIANIRGAEDAVVYDEISYLGFPFSISETFQKRNTNKTIAESLTHVESIQNLCVQNNKEMVVYISMGFGNPYGDEYNAAIAIDWVGKLAQLGIKTIAMSDTVGVAQPANIEYIFNSLIPEFKDINIGAHFHSTIDTWEEKIQTAYSSGCMRYDSAMKGIGGCPMADDDLVGNIATEHILAWAKKNDITLQLNETAFYESLQMAAEIFV; encoded by the coding sequence ATGGGAAAGGATATAACATTGGTGGAATGCCCTCGAGATGCCATGCAAGGTTGGGAGCACTTTATTCCTACAGAAAAAAAAGCAGCTTATTTAAATAGCCTTTTAAAAGTAGGGTTTGATGTATTAGACTTTGGGTCATTTGTGTCCCCTAAAGCTATACCTCAATTGGCTGATACTAAAGAAGTGTTGTCTCAATTGGACATGAGTAATACAAGAACAAAATTACTCGCCATAATAGCAAATATCAGAGGTGCTGAAGATGCGGTAGTATATGACGAGATTAGCTATTTAGGATTCCCTTTTTCTATATCAGAAACATTTCAAAAAAGGAATACGAATAAAACCATCGCTGAGTCATTGACACATGTAGAAAGTATACAGAATCTATGTGTGCAAAATAATAAAGAGATGGTGGTTTATATCTCTATGGGTTTTGGTAACCCTTATGGTGATGAGTATAATGCAGCGATCGCTATTGATTGGGTAGGTAAGCTAGCACAGTTGGGTATAAAGACCATTGCCATGTCAGATACTGTTGGAGTAGCTCAGCCGGCTAATATTGAATATATCTTCAATAGTTTGATCCCTGAATTTAAGGATATCAATATTGGTGCACATTTCCATTCTACAATAGATACTTGGGAAGAGAAAATACAAACGGCTTATAGTAGTGGATGTATGAGGTATGACAGTGCGATGAAAGGCATAGGTGGCTGCCCAATGGCAGATGATGACCTTGTAGGTAATATAGCTACTGAGCATATATTAGCTTGGGCTAAGAAGAATGATATAACATTACAGCTGAACGAAACTGCATTTTACGAGTCGTTGCAAATGGCTGCTGAAATATTTGTGTAA
- the panB gene encoding 3-methyl-2-oxobutanoate hydroxymethyltransferase, translated as MSTHNEIKKVTTHTLQWMKQQGEKISMLTAYDYSMAKIFDDANIDVILVGDSASNVMAGHETTLPITLDQMIYHASSVIRAINRCLVVVDLPFGSYQGNSKEALNSSIRIMKEAGAHAIKLEGGAEVEESIKRIISAGVPVMGHLGLTPQSIYKFGTYAVRAKEEEEAEQLIKNARLLEEAGCFALVLEKIPAKLGKLVADELKIPVIGIGAGMHVDGQVLVMHDMLGITKDFSPRFLRRYLDLYEDIKGATASFIKDVKSQDFPNEKEQY; from the coding sequence ATGTCTACACACAACGAAATTAAGAAAGTAACCACCCATACGCTTCAGTGGATGAAGCAACAAGGGGAGAAGATAAGTATGCTTACGGCATACGATTATTCAATGGCCAAGATATTTGATGATGCGAATATCGATGTCATTCTTGTAGGGGACTCTGCATCGAATGTGATGGCAGGTCATGAGACTACATTACCTATTACACTAGATCAAATGATCTATCATGCCTCTAGTGTGATACGTGCTATAAATCGTTGTCTGGTAGTTGTAGACTTGCCTTTTGGTAGCTATCAGGGTAATAGTAAAGAAGCGCTTAACTCTTCTATCAGAATAATGAAAGAAGCGGGCGCACATGCTATAAAGTTAGAAGGTGGTGCAGAAGTAGAAGAGTCAATAAAAAGAATTATTAGTGCAGGTGTGCCTGTAATGGGGCACTTAGGGTTAACGCCACAGTCTATATACAAGTTTGGTACTTATGCCGTGCGTGCTAAAGAAGAGGAGGAAGCAGAACAGCTTATTAAGAATGCAAGATTGTTGGAAGAAGCAGGATGCTTTGCGTTGGTGTTAGAAAAGATACCTGCTAAGCTAGGTAAGTTGGTTGCTGATGAATTGAAGATACCCGTAATAGGTATAGGTGCAGGTATGCATGTTGATGGGCAGGTATTGGTGATGCATGATATGCTGGGTATAACCAAAGATTTCTCTCCACGCTTTTTACGTAGATATCTTGACCTATATGAAGATATAAAAGGAGCTACTGCATCTTTTATCAAGGATGTCAAGAGCCAGGATTTTCCTAATGAGAAAGAACAGTACTAA
- a CDS encoding YggS family pyridoxal phosphate-dependent enzyme: MVNKQVWLELQEQFKEKEVTLVAVSKKKPVADIQEFYDLGERNFGENYVQELVEKQPQLPADINWHYIGHLQTNKVKYIAPFVHLIHAVDSFKLLKEIDKQAKKNDRVINVLLQMHVAEEESKFGLNAIGIIELLDYYQAQKEELNNVNICGLMGMGTFTEDEAQLRAEFSKVHAMFLNLKNSYFLDSAYFKECSMGMSGDYNIAIEEGSTMVRIGSMLFGARSY; the protein is encoded by the coding sequence ATGGTGAATAAACAAGTGTGGTTGGAACTGCAAGAGCAGTTTAAAGAGAAAGAGGTGACATTGGTTGCTGTCTCTAAAAAGAAGCCTGTAGCAGATATTCAAGAGTTTTATGATCTAGGGGAACGTAATTTTGGAGAAAATTATGTTCAGGAGCTAGTAGAAAAACAACCGCAATTACCCGCTGATATCAATTGGCATTATATTGGGCATTTACAAACCAATAAGGTGAAGTATATAGCTCCTTTTGTACACCTTATACATGCAGTAGATAGTTTCAAACTCTTAAAAGAGATAGATAAGCAAGCTAAGAAGAATGATCGTGTCATCAATGTATTATTACAAATGCATGTAGCAGAAGAGGAAAGTAAGTTTGGTTTGAATGCTATAGGTATTATAGAGTTGTTAGATTACTATCAAGCTCAGAAAGAAGAGCTAAATAATGTAAATATCTGCGGGTTGATGGGTATGGGAACCTTTACAGAAGATGAAGCACAATTAAGAGCTGAGTTTTCTAAAGTACACGCCATGTTTCTCAATCTAAAGAACTCCTACTTTTTAGATAGTGCATATTTTAAGGAATGCTCTATGGGTATGAGTGGAGATTATAACATTGCCATAGAAGAGGGTAGTACTATGGTGCGTATAGGTAGTATGCTATTCGGTGCTCGCAGCTACTAA
- a CDS encoding MFS transporter, with translation MKKIASLYLDAYKGLNPSAWWLSLVMLINRMGAMVMPFMTLYLTQSKDVSIAKAGIVLAVFGLGTVAGGFLGGKLTDKFGFYFVQLFALMGGGLMFILLGQMESFTSICITSFFLSMINESFRPANAAAIAHYSKKENVTRSFTLNRLAMNLGWAVGGALGGFIAAQSYHLLFWIDGFTNVLAGVLLWIVLAPSKNKGAEEDAVKEPIKKSAYKDTPFLMFVLFNTFYACCFFQIFTTIPVYFKQDLSLREGDIGILMSINGILIAFFEMVIIKMLEGRKALLTYIIIGAALIGLGFMILNIIPGTFSVALIYILLISIGEIVGLPFMATFWIQRTTNRNRGQYAGLYTMSWAIAQIVGPATGAWVADTYNFNTLWWGVTLFFLIAVLGFRWIQNREQKAELVAASTE, from the coding sequence TTGAAAAAGATCGCTTCTCTATATCTTGATGCCTATAAAGGGTTAAATCCTTCAGCATGGTGGTTATCATTGGTAATGCTCATTAACAGAATGGGTGCTATGGTGATGCCTTTCATGACGCTTTACCTTACACAAAGTAAAGATGTGAGCATAGCTAAGGCAGGTATTGTATTAGCTGTGTTTGGTCTTGGTACTGTAGCAGGCGGCTTTCTTGGTGGCAAACTCACTGATAAATTCGGCTTCTACTTTGTGCAACTTTTTGCACTTATGGGAGGTGGCTTAATGTTTATTTTACTGGGGCAAATGGAAAGTTTTACAAGTATTTGTATCACATCATTTTTCCTAAGCATGATCAACGAATCATTTCGTCCTGCAAATGCTGCTGCCATAGCACACTATAGCAAAAAAGAAAACGTCACTCGTAGCTTTACCTTAAATAGGTTAGCCATGAACTTAGGGTGGGCTGTAGGTGGTGCATTAGGTGGTTTTATTGCGGCACAAAGTTATCATTTGCTCTTTTGGATAGATGGGTTTACTAATGTACTTGCAGGTGTATTATTATGGATAGTACTTGCTCCATCAAAAAATAAAGGTGCAGAAGAAGATGCTGTTAAAGAACCAATAAAGAAGTCGGCATATAAGGATACACCTTTTCTTATGTTCGTTCTATTCAACACCTTTTATGCTTGTTGTTTCTTTCAAATATTTACAACCATACCTGTATATTTCAAACAAGACCTTTCACTTAGAGAGGGAGATATAGGCATACTCATGTCTATAAATGGTATTCTTATTGCCTTTTTTGAAATGGTAATTATCAAAATGCTGGAAGGCAGAAAAGCCCTACTCACTTATATCATTATTGGTGCAGCATTGATAGGACTTGGGTTTATGATACTTAATATAATACCGGGCACTTTTTCTGTGGCTCTTATATACATTCTATTAATTAGTATAGGAGAAATAGTTGGTTTGCCTTTTATGGCCACTTTTTGGATACAACGCACTACAAATAGAAACAGAGGACAATATGCAGGTTTATACACCATGTCTTGGGCTATAGCACAAATAGTTGGCCCTGCAACAGGTGCTTGGGTAGCCGACACTTATAATTTCAATACACTTTGGTGGGGCGTAACCCTATTCTTCCTAATAGCTGTATTGGGCTTTAGGTGGATACAAAACAGGGAACAAAAAGCTGAGTTAGTAGCTGCGAGCACCGAATAG
- a CDS encoding ABC transporter ATP-binding protein: protein MISLKHISKKFQRHWIFKDINYSFSPNSTYALLGPNGCGKSTLLRVISGIQAPSVGKVYYAINDKNVSVNRIFPHIAYAAPGQEIIEELTLSEFLSFHFKFKQPINNMSVKDIIETIGLQDAADKPIADYSSGMKQRVKLAQAIFSDTPILLLDEPCSNLDQNGVRQYTSWIEEHKTNRLVIVASNDEREYFFCKEQIKVEDYK from the coding sequence ATGATATCTCTTAAGCATATAAGTAAAAAGTTTCAGCGTCATTGGATATTTAAGGATATCAATTACTCTTTTTCTCCTAATAGTACTTATGCATTACTAGGGCCTAATGGTTGTGGTAAATCTACATTATTGCGTGTCATATCTGGCATTCAAGCACCTTCTGTAGGCAAAGTATATTACGCCATCAATGATAAGAACGTTTCTGTAAACCGAATATTCCCACACATTGCATATGCAGCTCCAGGGCAAGAGATCATTGAAGAGCTTACGCTAAGCGAGTTTTTATCCTTCCATTTCAAATTCAAACAGCCTATTAATAACATGTCTGTAAAGGACATTATTGAAACCATAGGCTTGCAAGATGCAGCAGACAAACCTATCGCAGACTACTCTTCGGGGATGAAACAAAGAGTGAAATTAGCACAAGCGATTTTTTCGGACACACCTATTCTCTTGTTAGACGAGCCTTGCTCTAACCTCGATCAAAATGGTGTACGCCAATACACTAGTTGGATAGAAGAACACAAAACAAACCGACTTGTTATCGTAGCCTCCAACGATGAGCGAGAATACTTCTTTTGCAAAGAGCAAATAAAAGTAGAAGACTACAAATAA
- the lpxA gene encoding acyl-ACP--UDP-N-acetylglucosamine O-acyltransferase has translation MIHPLTYIHPDTKIGPNVKIDPFTTIHRNVEIGEGTWIGSNVTIMEGARIGKNCKIFPSSIISAIPQDLKYKGEDTITIIGDNTTIRECVTINRGTVDRNRTQIGNNCLIMAYSHIAHDCVVGNNCIFSNNTTLAGHITVGDNVVLAGLTAVQQFVRIGSYAFVTGGSLVRKDVPPYVKAAREPLSYVGVNSIGLKRRGYNMNQINHILDIYRILFVRGYNVSKALSIIETEIPVSDERDEIISFIRETGRGIMKGYARRLTDDIS, from the coding sequence ATGATCCATCCACTTACATATATACATCCTGATACGAAGATTGGGCCTAATGTAAAGATCGACCCATTTACTACCATTCATAGAAATGTAGAAATAGGTGAAGGCACATGGATAGGCTCTAACGTAACCATTATGGAAGGAGCAAGAATAGGAAAGAATTGTAAAATATTCCCAAGCTCTATCATCTCGGCTATCCCTCAAGATCTAAAGTATAAAGGTGAAGATACTATTACCATTATTGGTGACAACACAACTATACGTGAGTGTGTAACAATAAACAGAGGTACTGTAGATAGAAATAGAACACAGATAGGTAATAACTGTCTTATAATGGCCTATTCTCACATTGCACACGACTGTGTTGTGGGTAACAATTGTATCTTCTCTAACAATACCACCTTAGCTGGTCATATTACTGTAGGCGACAATGTAGTACTTGCGGGTCTTACTGCTGTACAACAATTTGTACGCATTGGCTCCTACGCTTTCGTAACAGGAGGTTCTTTGGTGCGTAAGGATGTGCCACCATACGTGAAAGCTGCAAGAGAACCACTTTCTTATGTAGGTGTCAACTCTATTGGTTTAAAGAGACGTGGCTACAACATGAATCAGATAAACCACATACTAGATATTTACCGTATCCTTTTTGTACGTGGTTATAATGTATCTAAAGCGCTTAGCATTATAGAAACAGAAATACCAGTATCTGATGAACGTGATGAGATCATTTCTTTCATTAGAGAAACAGGACGTGGTATTATGAAAGGTTATGCACGCCGACTGACTGATGATATCTCTTAA
- a CDS encoding bifunctional UDP-3-O-[3-hydroxymyristoyl] N-acetylglucosamine deacetylase/3-hydroxyacyl-ACP dehydratase, translating into MSVEELTKKEATKNTVPVQQSTSAQNQQTLKGEVTLKGVGLHTGQNVTMTIKPANPGFGLRFQRVDLPEKPIIKADVDYVVDTSRGTTLELNGVRISTVEHTLAALIGLEIDNALIELDGSEVPILDGSSYEVIKAIEAVGVQEQEAKRIVYTIDSNIHYYDPVKNVDMLAVPSNEYQITTLIDFNSPVLGTQHATLKHITEFKDEIGPCRTFCFLHELEYLLDNNLIKGGDLSNAIVVVDKVVSEEELDRLAEVFNKKNIKVKQEGILNNIQLHFPNEPARHKLLDVVGDLALIGFNIKAHIIASRPGHASNVEFAKKIKQFIKKNRHLSDVPHYDPNQQAIYDINQIEKSLPHKYPFLLIDKIIELSDDHVVGVKNVTFNEEFFQGHFPGNPVMPGVLQIEALAQTGGILALNNYTDPENYDTYFLKIDKAKFKHRVLPGDTLVLKLELLSPIRRGICEMRGRVYVGNKLVTEAELVAQIVPKDKK; encoded by the coding sequence GTGAGTGTAGAAGAATTAACTAAAAAAGAAGCAACAAAAAATACGGTTCCAGTGCAGCAATCAACATCAGCCCAAAATCAGCAAACCCTAAAAGGAGAAGTAACCCTAAAAGGTGTAGGCTTACATACCGGGCAAAATGTGACCATGACCATCAAACCTGCTAACCCGGGTTTCGGTTTACGTTTTCAAAGAGTAGACTTACCCGAAAAACCAATTATAAAGGCAGATGTGGACTATGTAGTAGACACATCGAGAGGTACTACACTAGAGCTAAACGGAGTTAGAATAAGTACTGTAGAGCATACACTAGCGGCATTAATAGGTCTGGAAATAGACAACGCACTTATAGAACTTGATGGCAGTGAGGTTCCTATTTTGGACGGTAGCTCTTATGAAGTAATAAAGGCTATTGAAGCTGTTGGTGTACAAGAGCAAGAAGCTAAACGTATAGTTTATACGATAGACTCTAACATTCATTATTACGATCCGGTTAAGAACGTAGATATGTTAGCAGTACCGTCAAACGAATATCAAATAACAACACTTATTGATTTCAACTCTCCAGTTTTAGGCACACAGCATGCTACCTTAAAACACATCACAGAGTTTAAAGATGAGATAGGTCCATGTAGAACATTTTGCTTCTTACATGAACTAGAATACTTGCTAGACAATAACCTTATTAAAGGTGGAGACCTAAGTAATGCTATTGTAGTAGTAGACAAGGTTGTGAGCGAAGAAGAACTAGACAGACTTGCTGAAGTATTCAATAAGAAGAACATTAAGGTAAAGCAGGAAGGCATCTTGAATAACATTCAATTGCACTTCCCTAACGAACCTGCAAGACATAAACTACTTGACGTAGTAGGCGACTTGGCGCTAATAGGCTTTAATATCAAAGCACATATCATTGCCAGCCGTCCGGGACATGCTTCTAATGTTGAATTTGCTAAAAAGATCAAGCAATTCATTAAGAAAAATAGACACCTGTCAGACGTCCCTCATTACGATCCTAACCAACAAGCGATATACGATATTAACCAAATAGAAAAATCGCTTCCACACAAGTACCCATTCTTACTTATCGACAAGATAATTGAACTAAGCGATGACCATGTTGTAGGTGTTAAGAATGTAACTTTCAATGAAGAGTTTTTTCAAGGCCACTTCCCAGGTAATCCAGTAATGCCTGGTGTTTTACAAATAGAAGCACTGGCACAAACAGGAGGTATCTTAGCCTTAAACAACTATACCGATCCAGAAAACTATGATACTTATTTCTTAAAAATAGACAAAGCTAAATTCAAGCACCGCGTACTACCAGGTGATACATTGGTTTTAAAACTTGAATTGCTTAGCCCTATAAGAAGAGGCATATGCGAAATGCGTGGCAGAGTATATGTAGGTAATAAACTTGTTACTGAAGCAGAATTAGTAGCTCAAATCGTTCCAAAAGACAAAAAATGA
- the lpxD gene encoding UDP-3-O-(3-hydroxymyristoyl)glucosamine N-acyltransferase yields the protein MQFTAQQVATIINGTIEGDPEAKVSRVAKIEEADNGSLSFVANPKYEEYLYSSKASIIIINNDLKITKPITPTLIRVKDAYSGFALLLEKYNEIISQMGKKGIESPSFISETAKIGKDCYVGAFAYIGSNVTIGDNVQIYPGSYVGDNVTIGNNVTIFSGVKIYDHSVLGNHVVIHSGTVIGGDGFGFAPQKDGTYKKVPQIGNVVIEDNVEIGANTTIDRATMGSTIIRSGVKLDNLIQIAHNVEIGNNSVIAAQSGVSGSTRIGKNCIIGGQVGIVGHIQIADGTRINAQSGLSKSVTQKNSALTGSPAFDYKSSLKSQAIFRNLPEMQQRLHDLEATIAELKTLLKQQNI from the coding sequence ATGCAGTTTACCGCTCAACAAGTAGCTACAATAATTAATGGCACAATAGAAGGCGACCCGGAAGCGAAAGTGAGTCGTGTGGCTAAGATTGAAGAAGCCGATAATGGTTCTCTTAGCTTTGTTGCAAATCCTAAATATGAGGAGTATTTATACTCTTCAAAGGCTTCCATTATTATCATTAATAATGATCTAAAGATCACTAAGCCTATAACTCCAACACTTATTAGGGTAAAAGATGCTTACAGCGGTTTTGCGCTATTATTGGAGAAATACAACGAAATCATATCACAAATGGGTAAAAAAGGGATAGAATCTCCCTCTTTTATCTCAGAAACTGCCAAAATAGGTAAAGATTGCTATGTAGGCGCATTTGCCTACATAGGTAGTAATGTAACTATTGGCGATAATGTACAGATATACCCTGGTAGTTATGTTGGCGACAATGTAACAATTGGCAATAATGTCACTATATTTTCAGGAGTTAAGATCTATGACCATTCTGTACTTGGCAATCATGTAGTGATACATTCAGGCACAGTAATAGGAGGTGATGGCTTTGGCTTTGCGCCACAAAAAGATGGTACATATAAGAAAGTACCTCAAATAGGCAATGTGGTTATAGAAGACAATGTTGAGATAGGTGCTAATACTACTATCGACAGAGCAACGATGGGGTCTACAATAATTAGATCTGGTGTAAAACTAGACAACCTCATACAAATTGCCCATAATGTAGAGATAGGCAACAATTCGGTTATTGCCGCGCAATCAGGAGTATCTGGTAGTACCAGAATAGGTAAAAATTGTATCATAGGAGGCCAAGTAGGTATTGTTGGCCATATACAAATAGCTGATGGTACCAGAATAAACGCACAGAGCGGGTTATCTAAATCTGTAACCCAGAAAAACAGTGCGCTAACAGGTTCTCCAGCATTTGATTATAAAAGTTCACTAAAAAGTCAGGCAATTTTCAGAAATTTGCCTGAGATGCAACAACGTCTTCATGACTTGGAAGCAACTATTGCAGAGTTGAAGACATTATTGAAGCAGCAAAACATCTGA